Within Colias croceus chromosome 10, ilColCroc2.1, the genomic segment atttatagtagatacttaaaaaaatgaaacggAAAGGCAATATTTCGgttaaaataatcatcataattataataggaAGTTAAAGTAGGAAGCTAGCTAACAATAAGGAATTCATagcgataattattatttactccGTATAATCTATTGTACATTATAATCAAATTTATAGACATATTAACatactttacataatatggaAATACTGGCCGTGCtgttatacaataatacatacatactacatacatgtacatacatactaaAAGTTGATTATAGAAGACAGCGTATTGTGTCCTTTTTTTGCTCAATGTGCGTTTTCGGTCTTTGTGGAAAAGATATACATTACTTATACATCTACAATTATTTACACTCTTATGTAGATACCAAATAAAGTGCATTTACCCATAATTACAGTTAATACAATATCCCTTGTAACTAGTTTTTCTACTTGAAAAGCAACggcgaagaaaaaaaatgtgtatgaAGTGGATGAAACAGCGTACTTAGAGAAGACACATCAAGCGGAGCATGTATGATTGGCGCATGGTAAATGATTGGAGAATGATGTATGATTGGTGCATGATGTATGATTGGCACGTGATTTATGATTGGTGCGTGCAATCGTAGAATTGGTGGATGCGATACCGATACCGTCACCGGTTTTGCATTTACCGCCAAAAAGGATAGGAagatctgaaaaaaatataaataaatgcaatgaggttttatatgaaaatttaataaaatatctttagtacaagaattaatatttacttaagtaattaaaatcaGTCTTGTTAAATACAAATCTTATCATAATAAAAAGCCATATAGGTATGAACATTTCATCATTCGAATCTACTTGTATTCTTTTGAAATGGGATTTGgtaaaggaaataaataaagaaaaggaTTTCTTAGGTATTTTATCACAAACATTTAGGtacttaagtaggtatacaGAATAATTTACATTGTAGATTAAAAAGAATCTTGATACTCATGAATAAGAATACCTAATTCATACGAATCATACCTAATTCATTCTATGTTTTATGTATGAGATAAAGCTTAACACTTTTATTTtgcgaataaattatttaaaatttataaaacttaccaaGAATATAGTTTTCGAAGCCATTTCACACCGAGATTCAACTTTGACTAACCAATTGGTAACTTGACAATTTATATATACGACGAATATGTTGGATTTCCCTGCGCCTCTCAAATCCGCTTTAGGAAAGATATTTCTCGCCCATCGGCACGAATTTCTAACGTTACGAAGAAAAATtctttgtatgtatgttatattatacttGTGCAATAGTTCCTgggaatattatgttttaaattatgtgtgATGCAAATACTACTATGGtatatatacttaataatgaaatactgattataaattttaaagttagaTTACAGTAATTCTATTATGCGTTTGCTTATAGGatgtatgaaaataagtattaactataaataaatgaataaaataatttataaaccgTGATGTATGGATTCGAAAGTATTTTTTGTCGTCTTGTACACCGCAACAGACCAGCCAATACAAAACAaagattgaaaataatttatgggACAAAACACAATGATATGAACGCGTAAATTTcaaagttattaaatatgaGAACTtgcatatacataatattacaaagtgAAGGACGATCGGGAAATAATCTGAATAAATTGATTTAGATGAACATTACACTGAATTTAACTATACTAGAAACggatttaaaattgatatcacggaaattatgtaaaagtatgaaaatagcaacaataattaacaaattcatagattcttaaaaaagtttttacaGCTTTTGAAGTTTCTGTTCTACAGCTTTTGCCATTGATATtagatgtaaataaaacaacaaaatcaaaaataaaatatttattaaacgctacaaaataaattagtgGATAGCAACAACTGGCAGAGCTTTGAGTGGGGAGTGGTGGACCAACGAGCTGCTGTGAGACACAGCTACGGGGGCGGTCTTAACGACCACTGGGGTAACTACTGGAGCGTGAACTACTGGAGCGTGAACTACTGGCGCGTGAACTACTGGCGCGTGAACTACTGGAACAACTGGCACGGACTTGACGATAGGTACGGACGCGACCACGGGTGTGTGGACAGCGTGGACCACTGGAGAGCCGTGGTTAACCAGCTGGCTGCTCTTGGTGATGGTGGTCTTGGAGGCCAGGGGGACTGTGTGGACCACAGGCGAGTGGACGGCCACCACGGGAGTTTGGTGAAGGAGCACGCCAGGGGCGGCGGCGGCGCAGGCCAGGAAAGCGGCGAATACCAACTGCAAGGAAGAATAttgtgttattaataataattaaaaggaAGAATTTACATGAACAACTTAATTCTACACTAATTATATAcgaggaaatattttattgttcgaTATCTTTTGAAACTATGTAACCATTGTTCACCAACCTCTGAAGTTTGATAAGTTCATACATTATAACCTGTATTATatataccaattaaaaatatttcggtgttagataacccatttatcgaggaaggctataggcacGCTAAGaacaacaggagcggagcaatgcggctaaaaccgcagggcacagctagtaaataataaaaggcgacagaacaaacataataaaatataagtaactaAAGTTTTAGCTAAATTAGTGCCATTTTCACGTCAGTTAACGAATCCTTCATAAAACCAAAGCACGGTATAAgacaatttaatattagagGAATATCCAAcggaacatttatttaaaattcgaaTTCAACCCCTAACGATCACTTAAAACTTAGTTGACACTTAATTATGTTGGAGCCTTAAGACCATcgtttatttcatttacatttttaatcaagcacaataaaattaacgcGAGCTTtaacaaataagaaaatatttatatttaaaccgCGGTTTTTATGATTTAACCCGATGactttttaatgattttacttattttatagttttcatAACTATTGACTATTACAACATGAATGATACGATCAATGCACTAAATGCATTcttaaagtaattatttttcagtacCGCAAACtaagcataatattttataaggatGCACTATATTCGCGAAATCTATACACTATTTTTCAATAG encodes:
- the LOC123694866 gene encoding pupal cuticle protein G1A-like → MQKLLVFAAFLACAAAAPGVLLHQTPVVAVHSPVVHTVPLASKTTITKSSQLVNHGSPVVHAVHTPVVASVPIVKSVPVVPVVHAPVVHAPVVHAPVVHAPVVTPVVVKTAPVAVSHSSSLVHHSPLKALPVVAIH